From a region of the Balaenoptera musculus isolate JJ_BM4_2016_0621 chromosome 15, mBalMus1.pri.v3, whole genome shotgun sequence genome:
- the ABHD16B gene encoding protein ABHD16B → MCVVCFVKALVHLFKIYLTANYTCNFRGWPVDFRWDDVRAAARGRSGHRALTCAAAAAGVWLLRGAALGEDAQGRPPRGARSQAQCLLQQIRELPGQLASYALAHSMGRWLVYRGSMFLMTRALLPLLQQGQERLVDRYRGRRAKLVACDGNEIDTMFMDRRQRPGSHGRGLRLVICCEGNAGFYEMGCLSAPLEAGYSVLGWNHPGFGGSTGAPFPQHDANAMDVVVKYALHRLHFPPAHVVVYGWSIGGFTATWATMTYPELGALVLDATFDDLVPLALKVMPHSWKGLVVRTVREHFNLNVAEQLCRYPGPVLLLRRTLDDVVSTSGHLRPLPSGDVEGHRGNELLVRLLQHRYPAVMAREGLAVVTRWLRAGSLAQEAAFYARYRVDDEWCLALLRSYRARCEDRQEDQEAWGPHGLAFPWLVGQGLSRRRRRQVALFLARQHLRNVEATHCSPLEPEDFQLPWRL, encoded by the coding sequence ATGTGCGTGGTCTGCTTCGTGAAGGCGCTGGTGCACCTGTTCAAGATCTACCTGACAGCAAACTACACCTGCAACTTCCGCGGCTGGCCTGTGGACTTCCGCTGGGATGACGTGCGCGCCGCCGCCAGGGGCCGCAGCGGTCACCGGGCGCTGACGtgcgcggcggccgcggcgggcGTGTGGCTGCTGCGGGGCGCGGCGCTGGGCGAAGACGCGCAGGGGCGACCGCCCCGCGGGGCGCGCAGCCAGGCGCAGTGCCTCCTGCAGCAGATCCGTGAGCTGCCCGGCCAGCTCGCCAGCTACGCGCTGGCCCACTCAATGGGCCGCTGGCTCGTGTACCGCGGCTCCATGTTCCTGATGACGCGggcgctgctgccgctgctgcagCAGGGCCAGGAGCGCCTGGTGGACCGCTACCGCGGCCGGCGCGCCAAGCTGGTGGCCTGTGACGGCAACGAGATCGACACCATGTTCATGGACCGCCGCCAGCGCCCGGGCAGCCATGGCCGCGGCCTGCGCCTCGTCATCTGCTGCGAGGGCAACGCCGGCTTCTACGAGATGGGCTGTCTGTCGGCGCCGCTGGAGGCCGGCTATTCGGTGTTGGGCTGGAACCACCCGGGCTTCGGGGGCAGCACGGGCGCACCGTTCCCTCAGCACGACGCCAACGCCATGGACGTGGTGGTCAAGTACGCGCTGCACCGCCTGCACTTCCCGCCCGCGCATGTGGTGGTCTACGGCTGGTCCATCGGCGGCTTCACGGCCACGTGGGCCACCATGACGTACCCGGAGCTGGGCGCGCTGGTGCTCGATGCCACCTTCGACGACCTCGTGCCGCTGGCGCTGAAGGTCATGCCCCACAGctggaagggactggtggtgcGCACGGTGCGCGAGCACTTCAACCTCAACGTGGCCGAGCAGTTGTGCCGCTACCCCGGGCCGGTGCTGCTGCTCCGGCGCACGCTGGACGACGTGGTCAGCACCTCGGGCCACCTGCGCCCCCTGCCGTCGGGCGACGTGGAGGGCCACCGCGGCAACGAGCTGCTCGTGCGCCTGCTGCAGCACCGCTACCCCGCCGTGATGGCGCGCGAGGGCCTCGCTGTCGTGACCCGATGGCTGCGTGCCGGCAGCCTGGCGCAGGAGGCCGCCTTCTACGCGCGCTACCGCGTGGATGACGAGTGGTGCCTAGCCCTGCTGCGCTCCTACCGCGCGCGCTGCGAGGACCGGCAGGAggaccaggaggcctggggcccGCACGGGCTCGCTTTCCCCTGGCTAGTGGGCCAGGGCCTGAGCCGGCGGCGGCGCCGGCAGGTCGCGCTGTTCCTGGCTCGCCAGCACCTCAGGAACGTGGAGGCGACCCACTGCAGTCCGCTGGAACCCGAGGACTTCCAGTTGCCCTGGAGGCTGTAG